A genomic window from Fibrobacterota bacterium includes:
- a CDS encoding ABC transporter permease translates to MSGRLSGKARARALVLFTKAHLLEFFREPGVVFWAFGFPLLLSWALGLAFLSPKPLGTELVVSESDSVAVRQSVPDPSVRLRTLSDADAMRALRRGEVAGRISHSRDGIRLEVDTASQEGVMARLLVERSLAGAANQVQVSAPQASAGNYADFLFPGMLALGIMNGCLWGIGFGLMDLRLRKLLRLFAATPLSRVDILLSVVLARVVILPLENILLWGFGMLVFGVHLHGSPFLFVAAAASGAMAFAGIGVLAASRVGHNQAAYGIMNALTIPMTIVSGIFFSWTRFPSWLHPVVEWLPLTVLADLLRSISSEGAGLAHALPRILVLAAWGLVAGSIGLRVFRWR, encoded by the coding sequence ATGAGCGGCAGACTTTCCGGAAAGGCCCGCGCGAGGGCCCTGGTCCTTTTCACCAAGGCCCATCTGTTGGAGTTCTTCCGCGAGCCCGGCGTGGTGTTCTGGGCTTTCGGGTTCCCGCTTTTGCTTTCCTGGGCGCTGGGGTTGGCCTTCCTTTCCCCCAAGCCGTTGGGAACGGAGCTGGTCGTGTCCGAGTCGGATTCCGTCGCGGTGCGCCAGAGCGTGCCGGATCCCTCCGTTCGGTTGCGGACCCTGTCGGATGCCGACGCGATGCGTGCCCTGCGGCGAGGGGAAGTGGCGGGCAGGATCTCGCACAGTCGGGACGGAATTCGTCTGGAAGTGGATACCGCCTCGCAGGAAGGCGTCATGGCCAGGCTCCTGGTGGAGCGTTCCCTGGCCGGGGCCGCCAACCAGGTCCAGGTGTCCGCCCCCCAGGCCAGCGCCGGAAACTACGCCGACTTCCTTTTTCCCGGCATGCTCGCCTTGGGGATCATGAACGGCTGCCTGTGGGGGATCGGGTTCGGGCTGATGGATCTGCGCCTGCGCAAACTCCTGCGCCTGTTCGCGGCCACGCCCCTTTCGCGGGTGGATATCCTGCTGTCTGTGGTGTTGGCGCGTGTGGTCATCCTGCCGCTGGAAAACATCCTTCTGTGGGGATTCGGGATGCTGGTGTTCGGGGTGCATCTGCACGGCAGTCCGTTCCTGTTCGTGGCCGCCGCCGCCAGCGGCGCGATGGCCTTCGCGGGAATCGGCGTTTTGGCCGCCAGCCGCGTGGGCCACAACCAGGCAGCCTACGGCATCATGAACGCACTCACCATCCCGATGACCATCGTTTCCGGAATCTTCTTTTCCTGGACGCGCTTCCCTTCCTGGTTGCATCCGGTGGTGGAATGGTTGCCGCTCACGGTGCTGGCGGATCTTTTGCGATCCATCAGTTCGGAAGGCGCGGGGCTGGCCCACGCCCTGCCCCGGATCCTGGTGTTGGCCGCCTGGGGATTGGTGGCCGGATCGATCGGGCTTCGCGTGTTCCGCTGGCGCTGA
- a CDS encoding GH3 auxin-responsive promoter family protein, translated as MPNTSVPALRQTLSKALAWGIRSRTSPPLRSPEEIRTSQARQLKGILRSLEGTETARLRSFHDLSLLGDDDLSRAYRTQVPLHRYEDVASAIGRIERGGKDVLFRGKALALAQTSGTTSAEGAGERWIPQNSALLEHHAKGATTALARLLDASGPAPLDGRLLMLGGSTALSRNDAGIPVGDLSGITVDRIPWFLEGLYEPGRKLALESIWSRKVERIAERLCDRHVTLVSGIPSWCLVLFEAICQRRGVHRLREAWPDLRAMIHGGVSIDPYLALLAEHLPPECLLMEVYPASEAFIAVGSRAWSPREGHPPDLELLLDHGTFLEFLPESETNPANTVDASRLEKGGLYKLLVTTPGGLLRYEIGDLVEGRDPGRIRFAGRIRTRLSVFGEHVEGSHLSEALASASVATDSVVREWHVAPILPSPGFPCGAHEWWIEFVRPPADTAILARCLDDHLRRTVLDYDAHREGNTQLLPPRVRMVSPGTFHRALASKGKLGGQHKVPSAWPDRTWADCLTLHDRKSES; from the coding sequence ATGCCCAACACGTCCGTGCCGGCCTTGCGTCAAACGCTGTCCAAAGCTCTCGCCTGGGGCATCCGCTCCCGGACGAGCCCCCCGTTGCGCAGCCCGGAGGAGATCCGCACCAGCCAGGCTCGCCAGCTCAAGGGAATCCTTCGCTCGCTGGAAGGAACCGAAACCGCGCGGCTGCGATCGTTCCATGATCTGTCGCTCTTGGGAGATGACGATCTGTCCCGCGCCTACCGCACCCAAGTCCCCCTCCATCGCTACGAGGATGTCGCCTCCGCCATCGGACGCATCGAGCGTGGCGGAAAGGACGTCCTGTTTCGCGGAAAGGCGCTCGCCTTGGCGCAGACCAGCGGCACCACGTCCGCGGAAGGCGCGGGCGAACGATGGATCCCGCAGAACTCGGCCTTGCTGGAACACCACGCCAAGGGCGCCACCACCGCCTTGGCTCGGCTTCTGGATGCGTCGGGGCCCGCGCCGTTGGATGGGCGCCTGCTCATGCTGGGGGGAAGCACCGCGTTGTCCAGGAACGACGCGGGGATCCCCGTGGGCGACCTTTCCGGCATCACCGTGGACCGGATTCCGTGGTTCCTGGAAGGACTCTACGAGCCTGGACGGAAATTGGCGCTGGAGTCCATCTGGAGCCGGAAGGTGGAGCGGATCGCGGAACGATTGTGCGATCGCCACGTGACCCTGGTGAGCGGCATCCCCAGCTGGTGTCTGGTCCTGTTCGAGGCGATCTGCCAGCGGCGCGGCGTCCACCGCCTCCGGGAAGCATGGCCGGATCTTCGCGCCATGATCCACGGCGGAGTTTCCATCGACCCCTATCTGGCCCTGCTCGCCGAGCACCTTCCGCCGGAATGCCTCCTGATGGAGGTGTATCCCGCCAGCGAAGCGTTCATCGCCGTCGGATCCCGTGCCTGGTCGCCCCGCGAGGGGCATCCTCCCGATCTGGAACTTCTCCTGGACCACGGCACCTTCCTGGAATTCCTGCCCGAATCCGAAACCAACCCCGCCAACACGGTGGACGCGAGCCGGCTGGAAAAGGGAGGTCTCTACAAGCTCCTGGTCACCACACCCGGAGGACTCCTGCGCTACGAGATCGGCGACCTGGTGGAAGGCCGCGATCCGGGCCGCATCCGCTTCGCGGGGCGCATCCGCACCCGGTTGTCGGTGTTCGGGGAACATGTGGAAGGCTCGCATCTTTCGGAAGCCCTCGCCTCGGCGAGCGTGGCAACGGATTCTGTCGTGCGCGAGTGGCATGTGGCTCCCATCCTGCCCTCGCCCGGCTTCCCGTGCGGGGCCCACGAATGGTGGATCGAGTTCGTCCGCCCTCCCGCCGACACCGCCATCCTGGCCCGATGCCTGGACGACCACCTGCGCCGCACCGTGCTCGACTACGACGCCCATCGCGAAGGGAACACCCAGCTTCTGCCTCCGCGCGTGCGCATGGTATCGCCCGGCACATTCCATCGCGCGTTGGCCTCCAAGGGAAAGCTCGGTGGCCAGCACAAGGTCCCTTCCGCCTGGCCCGATCGCACCTGGGCCGACTGCCTCACGCTCCACGACAGGAAATCCGAATCATGA